A genomic stretch from Haloarchaeobius amylolyticus includes:
- a CDS encoding transcription elongation factor Spt5: protein MPIYAVKTTASQERTVADMIMNREEPTIHAALAPDSLTSYVMVEADDHNIIERVLEDIPHARSVIPGESDISEVEHFLSPKPDVEGIAEGDIVELIAGPFKGEKAQVQRIDEGKDQVTVELYEATVPIPVTVRGDQIRVLDSEER from the coding sequence ATGCCGATATACGCAGTCAAGACCACGGCGAGCCAGGAGCGAACCGTCGCGGACATGATCATGAACCGCGAGGAGCCGACCATCCACGCCGCGCTCGCCCCCGATTCGCTGACGAGCTACGTGATGGTCGAGGCAGACGACCACAACATCATCGAGCGCGTGCTCGAGGACATCCCGCACGCCCGCAGCGTCATCCCCGGCGAGTCCGACATCTCCGAGGTGGAGCACTTCCTCTCCCCGAAGCCGGACGTCGAGGGCATCGCGGAGGGCGACATCGTCGAACTCATCGCCGGCCCGTTCAAGGGCGAGAAGGCGCAGGTCCAGCGCATCGACGAGGGCAAGGACCAGGTCACCGTCGAGCTGTACGAGGCGACCGTCCCGATTCCGGTCACCGTGCGCGGCGACCAGATCCGCGTGCTGGATTCGGAAGAACGGTAA
- a CDS encoding D-aminoacyl-tRNA deacylase, which yields MIAIVVSRADAASEHIGSHLRDLADWETTEDTSRPDGAGGGTVYRTDGFALREFDALHLDIDDAADAFDDPELLVFASRHSGETGPLLTAHFTGNFGPAEYGGADDSLAEACPNAQAALLSAFEEHAPAGYEVGMECTHHGPSRVGVPSMFVELGSGEEQWEDPAGARAVAQAILDIEGVAPHRDRTVVGFGGGHYVPRFERVVRDTSWAVGHIAADWGLDAMGHPEEHRDVLAQAFEQSGAEYALVEGDRPALEAVVEDLGYRVVTETWLRAVDGRDLETVAALEEAICPVADGLRFGTAATTGDWAVRDLPSALLDAAQGTDREAVLAAADEHLVAYETIQSGSRVDGQGAVTPTGYDAFVDALVDVLAEKYDEVRREDGEVVARSQAFDPALAHEAGVPEGPKFGRLAGGQAVEIDGRTIAPADVSSERTERFPV from the coding sequence GTGATCGCGATAGTCGTCAGCCGAGCGGACGCCGCCTCCGAGCACATCGGGTCGCACCTGCGCGACCTGGCGGACTGGGAGACGACCGAGGACACGTCCCGCCCGGACGGCGCGGGTGGCGGGACCGTCTACCGGACCGACGGGTTCGCACTGCGCGAGTTCGACGCGTTGCACCTCGACATCGACGACGCCGCCGACGCGTTCGACGACCCCGAACTGCTCGTGTTCGCGTCGCGCCACTCCGGCGAGACGGGACCGTTGCTCACCGCCCACTTCACCGGGAACTTCGGCCCGGCGGAGTACGGCGGCGCGGACGACAGCCTCGCCGAGGCGTGCCCGAACGCGCAGGCGGCCCTGCTCTCGGCGTTCGAAGAGCACGCCCCGGCGGGCTACGAGGTCGGCATGGAGTGCACCCACCACGGGCCGAGCCGGGTCGGCGTCCCGTCGATGTTCGTCGAACTGGGTAGCGGCGAGGAGCAGTGGGAGGACCCCGCGGGCGCGAGAGCCGTCGCGCAGGCGATACTCGACATCGAGGGCGTCGCCCCGCACCGCGACCGAACCGTCGTCGGCTTCGGCGGCGGGCACTACGTCCCGCGGTTCGAGCGCGTCGTCCGCGACACCTCGTGGGCGGTCGGCCACATCGCGGCCGACTGGGGCCTCGACGCCATGGGCCACCCCGAGGAGCATCGCGACGTGCTGGCGCAGGCGTTCGAGCAGTCCGGCGCCGAGTACGCGCTGGTCGAGGGCGACCGACCCGCGCTCGAAGCCGTCGTAGAGGACCTCGGCTACCGGGTCGTCACCGAGACGTGGCTGCGGGCGGTCGACGGCCGCGACCTCGAGACGGTCGCCGCGCTGGAGGAGGCCATCTGCCCGGTCGCCGACGGCCTGCGATTCGGCACGGCAGCGACGACGGGCGACTGGGCGGTACGCGACCTCCCGTCGGCCCTGCTCGACGCGGCCCAGGGCACCGACCGCGAGGCCGTCCTCGCCGCCGCGGACGAGCACCTCGTCGCCTACGAGACAATCCAGAGCGGGAGCCGCGTCGATGGCCAGGGCGCAGTCACGCCCACGGGCTACGACGCGTTCGTCGACGCGCTGGTCGACGTGCTCGCGGAGAAGTACGACGAGGTCCGCCGCGAGGACGGCGAGGTCGTCGCGCGCTCGCAGGCGTTCGACCCCGCACTCGCCCACGAGGCGGGCGTCCCCGAGGGGCCGAAGTTCGGCAGACTCGCCGGCGGGCAGGCCGTCGAGATCGACGGCCGGACCATCGCCCCGGCGGACGTGTCGAGCGAGCGAACCGAGCGCTTCCCCGTCTGA
- the nirK gene encoding copper-containing nitrite reductase, which yields MSSTTTRRRFLQAMGVGTATALAGCTIGSQTNDLSISEHGMAGGQAKLSQAAAVDVDRVAADPRDVPAPITRTDPAVVEVEMETTEVVAEVEPGVTFTYMTFDGQIPGPMVRARVGDTIDLTIRNHEDNSMVHNVDFHACRGPGGGAEATVVAPGEEARLRFKVTYPGAFVYHCAVANVDYHISSGMFGLIVVEPEEGLPAVDHEFYLGQHELYTTGSAGEEGHHEFDFEGMAAEDPTYVLMNGEKYAIGPQGYDEMRVQTGETARIFYAVGGPNLTSAFHPIGSVWDEVWEQGALASPPDRFVQTTPVVPGSSCVATMSFPVPGDFKLVDHALSRVARKGCLAVVHAEGPEDTTIFDPEPA from the coding sequence ATGAGTTCTACCACGACCCGGCGGCGGTTCCTGCAGGCGATGGGCGTCGGTACGGCCACGGCGCTCGCGGGCTGTACTATCGGAAGCCAGACCAACGACCTCTCGATCTCCGAACATGGCATGGCTGGCGGGCAGGCCAAGCTCTCGCAGGCTGCGGCGGTCGACGTCGACCGGGTCGCTGCCGACCCGCGCGACGTCCCGGCCCCCATCACGCGGACGGACCCGGCCGTCGTCGAGGTCGAGATGGAGACGACGGAGGTCGTCGCCGAGGTCGAGCCCGGCGTCACGTTCACCTACATGACCTTCGACGGACAGATTCCCGGCCCCATGGTCCGAGCCCGCGTGGGCGACACCATCGACCTGACCATCCGCAACCACGAGGACAACTCGATGGTCCACAACGTCGACTTCCACGCCTGCCGGGGCCCCGGCGGCGGGGCGGAGGCGACCGTGGTCGCCCCCGGCGAGGAGGCACGCCTGCGGTTCAAGGTGACCTACCCCGGCGCGTTCGTCTACCACTGCGCGGTCGCGAACGTCGACTACCACATCTCCAGCGGGATGTTCGGCCTCATCGTCGTCGAACCCGAGGAGGGCCTGCCGGCGGTCGACCACGAGTTCTACCTCGGCCAGCACGAGCTGTACACGACCGGTTCGGCGGGCGAGGAGGGCCACCACGAGTTCGACTTCGAGGGCATGGCCGCCGAGGACCCGACGTACGTCCTGATGAACGGCGAGAAGTACGCTATCGGGCCGCAGGGCTACGACGAGATGCGGGTGCAGACGGGCGAGACGGCCCGGATATTCTACGCGGTCGGCGGCCCGAACCTCACGTCGGCGTTCCACCCCATCGGCAGCGTCTGGGACGAGGTCTGGGAACAGGGCGCCCTCGCCAGCCCGCCAGACCGGTTCGTCCAGACGACGCCGGTCGTTCCCGGGTCGTCCTGCGTCGCGACGATGTCGTTCCCGGTGCCGGGCGACTTCAAGCTCGTCGACCACGCGCTCAGCCGGGTGGCTCGCAAGGGCTGTCTGGCGGTGGTCCACGCGGAAGGGCCGGAGGACACGACGATATTCGACCCCGAGCCGGCCTGA
- a CDS encoding metal-dependent hydrolase: MNKKGHVMNAVLLSIGLGYVLEPAGTEATFVKIVEVGLPVTLGALFPDVDTEFGKHRKTLHNLPVLALFVAFPMVFDGNLQYVWIGVLTHYVLDVMGSKRGIALFYPYSKEFGLPIGVAVKSEHSDLMTVVITGFELAVCYLVVHQIPWATLEFGQGIQGIGLAVLGV, translated from the coding sequence GTGAACAAGAAAGGACACGTGATGAACGCGGTGCTGTTGAGTATCGGCCTCGGCTACGTCCTCGAACCGGCCGGGACGGAAGCGACCTTCGTGAAGATCGTCGAGGTCGGCCTCCCGGTCACGCTCGGGGCGCTGTTCCCCGACGTCGACACCGAGTTCGGCAAGCACCGCAAGACGTTGCACAACCTGCCAGTCCTCGCCCTCTTCGTCGCCTTCCCGATGGTGTTCGATGGGAACCTCCAGTACGTCTGGATCGGCGTCCTCACCCACTACGTCCTCGACGTCATGGGCAGCAAGCGCGGTATCGCGCTGTTCTACCCCTACTCGAAGGAGTTCGGCCTGCCCATCGGCGTCGCCGTCAAGAGCGAGCACTCGGACCTGATGACGGTCGTCATCACCGGGTTCGAACTCGCGGTCTGCTACCTCGTCGTCCACCAGATTCCGTGGGCGACGCTGGAGTTCGGACAGGGCATCCAGGGTATCGGGCTGGCCGTGCTCGGGGTCTGA
- a CDS encoding ArsA family ATPase, with translation MTDISVEAVDEVEESDDDEQSVDATDADIDVDVVDGTETTTRDDVGLDGIDAPKYVLYGGKGGVGKTTMAAATALASASDGSTTLVVSTDPAHSLSDTFETEIPAEPTQIRDDIPLYAAEIDPEVAMEQGAAVFGGGQNADDDDAGMGMGGGPGGAGGAGGPMGGLGDMLGGDGGPMEQLMGGAMPGADEAAAMQLFLQYLDDPRFDRVVVDTAPTGHTLRLLELPEIMDTMVGRMLKLRERLGGMMDGLKGMFGGQAPQEDDGMPDDLEALQEQIERLRAVLRDPTQTDFRVVMNPEEMSVFESKRLLSQLDDYGIPVGTVVVNKVMEDLADVTDDVDPDEFVKPNLDSCEFCQRRWDVQQKALAEAQEIFRGHEIKRVPLFAEEVCGERMLRIVAACLD, from the coding sequence ATGACAGACATCAGCGTCGAGGCAGTCGACGAGGTGGAGGAGAGCGACGACGACGAGCAGTCCGTCGACGCGACGGACGCTGATATCGACGTCGACGTCGTCGACGGGACCGAGACGACGACCCGGGACGACGTCGGCCTCGACGGGATCGACGCCCCGAAGTACGTCCTCTACGGCGGGAAGGGTGGCGTCGGCAAGACGACGATGGCGGCCGCGACCGCGCTCGCGAGCGCCAGCGACGGCTCGACGACGCTCGTGGTCTCGACCGACCCGGCGCACTCGCTCTCGGACACGTTCGAGACGGAGATTCCGGCCGAGCCCACGCAAATCCGCGACGACATCCCCCTCTACGCGGCCGAGATCGACCCCGAGGTCGCGATGGAACAGGGCGCGGCGGTCTTCGGCGGGGGCCAGAACGCGGACGACGACGACGCCGGCATGGGCATGGGCGGCGGGCCCGGTGGTGCCGGCGGCGCCGGCGGCCCGATGGGTGGCCTCGGCGACATGCTCGGCGGCGATGGCGGCCCCATGGAGCAGTTGATGGGCGGCGCGATGCCCGGGGCCGACGAGGCCGCGGCGATGCAGCTGTTCCTCCAGTACCTCGACGACCCGCGGTTCGACCGGGTCGTCGTCGACACCGCCCCCACCGGGCACACCCTCCGGCTGCTCGAACTGCCCGAGATCATGGACACGATGGTCGGCCGGATGCTCAAGCTCCGCGAGCGTCTGGGCGGTATGATGGACGGCCTGAAGGGGATGTTCGGCGGGCAGGCCCCGCAGGAGGACGACGGGATGCCCGACGACCTCGAAGCCCTGCAAGAGCAGATCGAGCGCCTGCGGGCGGTCCTCAGAGACCCCACGCAGACCGACTTCCGGGTCGTCATGAACCCCGAGGAGATGAGCGTCTTCGAGTCCAAGCGCCTGCTCTCCCAGCTCGACGACTACGGCATCCCGGTCGGGACCGTCGTCGTCAACAAGGTCATGGAGGACCTCGCGGACGTGACCGACGACGTGGACCCCGACGAGTTCGTCAAGCCGAACCTCGACTCCTGTGAGTTCTGCCAGCGACGCTGGGACGTCCAGCAGAAGGCGCTGGCGGAGGCACAGGAGATATTCCGCGGTCACGAGATAAAGCGCGTCCCCCTGTTCGCCGAGGAGGTCTGTGGGGAGCGCATGCTGCGCATCGTCGCGGCCTGTCTCGACTGA
- a CDS encoding CinA family protein, whose protein sequence is MPHIAARLGDALREREQTLATAESCTGGLIGARITDVPGASDYFDRSLVTYAYGAKEQLLGVNREDLDALGAVSEPVARQMAQGVRDTADVTWGVSTTGVAGPAGGTEETPVGTVFVGIAYAGPWGSESSYTTVERYEFDGDRATVREKTVEQALSDVLDEVESQ, encoded by the coding sequence ATGCCACATATCGCAGCACGCCTCGGGGACGCGCTCCGCGAGCGCGAGCAGACGCTCGCGACCGCGGAGTCCTGCACCGGGGGGCTCATCGGGGCCCGCATCACCGACGTCCCGGGCGCCTCGGACTACTTCGACCGGTCGCTCGTCACCTACGCCTACGGCGCCAAAGAGCAGTTGCTCGGCGTGAACCGCGAGGACCTCGACGCGCTGGGGGCGGTCTCGGAGCCGGTCGCCCGCCAGATGGCACAGGGCGTCCGCGACACCGCCGACGTGACCTGGGGCGTCTCGACCACCGGGGTCGCCGGACCCGCGGGCGGCACCGAGGAGACACCGGTCGGGACCGTGTTCGTCGGCATCGCCTACGCCGGCCCGTGGGGCAGCGAGTCCTCCTACACCACGGTCGAGCGCTACGAGTTCGACGGGGACCGCGCGACCGTCAGGGAGAAGACGGTCGAGCAGGCACTCTCCGACGTGCTCGACGAGGTGGAGTCACAGTGA
- a CDS encoding DUF7565 family protein, with protein MAWECRIEECDTSYESVEDLIVHQSTEHERQECKVCGVVVPDGYLAIRHAFNEHSRAEYVRAYGASSEEVREREEIKDLVEETADLQAVVERLGGSPA; from the coding sequence ATGGCGTGGGAATGCCGAATCGAAGAGTGCGACACGTCGTACGAGAGCGTCGAAGACCTCATCGTCCACCAGAGCACCGAGCACGAGCGCCAGGAGTGCAAGGTCTGTGGCGTGGTCGTCCCCGACGGCTACCTGGCGATCCGCCACGCGTTCAACGAACACTCGCGCGCGGAGTACGTCCGGGCCTACGGCGCCAGCTCGGAGGAGGTCAGAGAGCGCGAAGAGATAAAAGACCTCGTCGAGGAGACCGCGGACCTGCAGGCGGTCGTCGAGCGTCTCGGTGGCTCGCCTGCGTAA
- a CDS encoding halocyanin domain-containing protein, with protein MDTRTVPDDDSRRRFLRGVGTLAAGASLTGTAATAAGQDESGLAGWFEGVENFEGLLDARGESEVAISVGAPGNGGAFAFEPAAVRVDPGTTVVWEWTGKGGMHNVVDTAGAYESDLVTDASTTFEHAFEADGVSTYVCAPHEQMGMKGAVVVGGAPVDIGTAGLVEVEPDYGDWFDGVENYEGTVDMRGKEAATIAVGAGGNGGNYAFEPAAVRIDPGTTVVWEWTGEGGVHDVRDADETYASDATDEAGATYSLTFDGDGISKYACPGHSAHNMRGAIVVGNPEAGIIEVGTPALVTGGLLTAAALSPVALLALLIARGDRDRQGKVYAPGGVVPEKRSRRKR; from the coding sequence ATGGACACGAGAACGGTCCCCGACGACGACAGCCGCAGACGATTCCTCCGGGGCGTCGGTACGCTCGCCGCCGGCGCGTCGCTCACCGGCACCGCAGCGACCGCAGCAGGACAGGACGAGTCGGGCCTCGCCGGCTGGTTCGAGGGCGTCGAGAACTTCGAGGGCCTCCTCGATGCCCGCGGCGAGTCCGAGGTCGCCATCAGCGTCGGGGCACCCGGCAACGGTGGCGCGTTCGCCTTCGAGCCGGCCGCGGTCCGCGTCGACCCCGGCACGACCGTCGTCTGGGAGTGGACCGGGAAGGGTGGCATGCACAACGTCGTCGACACCGCGGGCGCGTACGAGAGCGACCTCGTGACCGACGCGAGCACCACCTTCGAGCACGCCTTCGAAGCCGACGGCGTGAGCACCTACGTCTGTGCACCCCACGAACAGATGGGCATGAAGGGCGCGGTCGTCGTCGGTGGCGCTCCGGTCGACATCGGCACGGCCGGCCTCGTCGAGGTCGAACCCGACTACGGCGACTGGTTCGACGGCGTCGAGAACTACGAGGGGACCGTCGACATGCGCGGGAAGGAGGCGGCCACCATCGCGGTCGGTGCGGGCGGGAACGGCGGGAACTACGCCTTCGAACCCGCCGCCGTCCGGATCGACCCCGGCACGACCGTCGTCTGGGAGTGGACCGGCGAGGGCGGCGTCCACGACGTTCGCGACGCCGACGAGACGTACGCGAGCGACGCGACCGACGAGGCCGGCGCGACCTACTCCCTCACCTTCGACGGCGATGGCATCAGCAAGTACGCCTGTCCCGGCCACAGCGCCCACAACATGCGCGGGGCCATCGTCGTCGGGAACCCGGAGGCGGGCATCATCGAGGTCGGTACGCCCGCACTGGTGACCGGTGGGTTGCTCACCGCCGCGGCGCTCTCGCCCGTCGCCCTGCTCGCTCTCCTCATCGCCAGGGGCGACAGGGACCGGCAGGGGAAGGTGTACGCTCCGGGCGGCGTCGTCCCGGAGAAGCGGTCCCGTCGGAAGCGGTGA
- a CDS encoding pyridoxal phosphate-dependent aminotransferase: MNYEKPLFFEIMSYAVHADRDVVDMVSGNPDWEPPEALREGLHDYADRDSLEFQYPPSEGIRELREEIAARRNVDEAQVVVTNGGGEANYLAMARALELGTGDEVILTDPVYPYYPGKTTMLGGTQTFVATAPDGTLDPADVREAASEDTAAIVVNSPNNPTGAVYDEETVEELVAIAEAYDAILVSDEVYDHYDLSGRFTSALSVDSDHRIVTNSFSKTLAITGFRVGYAVFPEQHVEAAKSRHMLVNVAGSRPAQAAVLHALRNTDPAYYEANRELLRERVETFTTALDEAGAEYTRPDGAFYVMARFGDTPGSIENTKRLIDEAGVAGMPGETFGDSRSDWFRFALVTPRVEEAAERLTNYFS, from the coding sequence ATGAACTACGAGAAACCGCTCTTCTTCGAGATCATGTCCTACGCGGTCCACGCCGACCGCGACGTGGTGGACATGGTCAGCGGGAACCCCGACTGGGAGCCGCCCGAGGCCCTGCGGGAGGGGCTCCACGACTACGCGGACCGCGACTCGCTGGAGTTCCAGTACCCGCCGTCGGAGGGCATCCGCGAGCTCCGCGAGGAGATCGCCGCCCGGCGGAACGTCGACGAGGCACAGGTCGTCGTGACCAACGGCGGCGGCGAGGCGAACTACCTCGCGATGGCGCGGGCGCTCGAACTGGGCACGGGCGACGAGGTCATCCTCACGGACCCGGTCTACCCCTACTACCCGGGCAAGACCACGATGCTCGGCGGGACCCAGACGTTCGTCGCGACGGCCCCCGACGGGACGCTGGACCCGGCCGACGTGCGCGAGGCGGCCAGCGAGGACACCGCCGCCATCGTCGTGAACTCGCCGAACAACCCGACCGGCGCGGTGTACGACGAGGAGACGGTCGAGGAACTCGTCGCCATCGCCGAGGCGTACGACGCCATCCTGGTCAGCGACGAGGTGTACGACCACTACGACCTCTCGGGACGGTTCACGAGCGCGCTCTCGGTCGACTCCGACCATCGCATCGTCACGAACTCGTTCTCGAAGACGCTCGCCATCACCGGCTTCCGGGTCGGCTACGCGGTCTTCCCCGAGCAGCACGTCGAGGCCGCGAAGTCCCGGCACATGCTGGTGAACGTCGCGGGCTCCCGGCCGGCCCAGGCCGCCGTCCTGCACGCCCTGCGCAACACGGACCCGGCGTACTACGAGGCGAACCGCGAACTGCTGCGCGAGCGCGTCGAGACGTTCACGACCGCGCTCGACGAGGCCGGCGCGGAGTACACCCGGCCCGACGGCGCGTTCTACGTGATGGCCCGGTTCGGGGACACGCCGGGGTCCATCGAGAACACCAAGCGACTCATCGACGAGGCCGGCGTCGCGGGGATGCCCGGCGAGACCTTCGGCGACTCCCGGTCGGACTGGTTCCGGTTCGCGCTGGTGACGCCCCGGGTCGAAGAGGCCGCAGAGCGGCTGACGAACTACTTCTCCTGA
- a CDS encoding PHP-associated domain-containing protein, whose amino-acid sequence MHVKVLDEQVVERAKARGLDVLVYAPHFVRLPDIRERAREFSDEELLVVPGREIFTGDWRNRRHVLAIGLEDPVPDFITLDGAMGELARQGAAVLAPHPEFLNVSLGRGDLRTWAGEIDAVEAYNPKLLGHWADRARSIVRRDDWAPFGSSYAHLRRSIGEVWTTFERRLDSEAELVDALTEGAAREVGRQRGVGHRARCLAEFAHLGYENSWSKIDRLFLSGTEPTHPRHIAYEGRFDDVAVY is encoded by the coding sequence ATGCACGTGAAGGTGCTCGACGAGCAGGTCGTCGAACGCGCCAAGGCCCGGGGACTCGACGTGCTGGTGTACGCACCGCACTTCGTCCGGTTGCCGGACATCCGCGAGCGAGCCCGCGAGTTCAGCGACGAGGAGTTGCTCGTCGTCCCGGGCCGCGAGATATTCACCGGCGACTGGCGCAACCGCCGGCACGTCCTCGCCATCGGGCTCGAGGACCCGGTGCCGGACTTCATCACGCTCGACGGCGCGATGGGCGAACTCGCCCGCCAGGGCGCCGCCGTCCTCGCGCCCCACCCCGAGTTCCTGAACGTCAGCCTCGGCCGCGGCGACCTGCGGACGTGGGCCGGCGAGATCGACGCCGTCGAGGCGTACAACCCGAAACTCCTCGGTCACTGGGCGGACCGCGCCCGCAGCATCGTCCGGCGCGACGACTGGGCGCCCTTCGGCTCCTCGTACGCGCACCTCCGCCGGTCCATCGGCGAGGTCTGGACGACGTTCGAGCGCCGCCTCGACTCGGAGGCCGAACTGGTCGACGCGCTCACCGAGGGTGCTGCACGGGAGGTCGGCCGCCAGCGCGGGGTCGGCCACCGGGCGCGCTGTCTGGCGGAGTTCGCCCACCTGGGCTACGAGAACTCCTGGTCGAAGATCGACCGCCTGTTCCTCTCGGGGACCGAACCGACCCACCCGCGACACATCGCGTACGAGGGCCGGTTCGACGACGTAGCGGTGTACTGA
- a CDS encoding protein translocase SEC61 complex subunit gamma, protein MEVPKDLNSYVRVLKMASTPSWDEFSQIAKIAGAGILFVGLMGFLIALVMQFVPA, encoded by the coding sequence ATGGAAGTTCCCAAGGACCTCAACTCCTACGTCCGCGTGCTCAAGATGGCGAGCACACCGTCGTGGGACGAGTTCTCGCAAATCGCCAAGATCGCCGGGGCCGGCATCCTCTTCGTCGGCCTGATGGGCTTTCTCATCGCTCTCGTGATGCAGTTCGTACCCGCCTAA
- the ftsZ gene encoding cell division protein FtsZ, translated as MDSIVEDAIDEAEGGAQEREPAQRSGGAPQDAEPKRTGKMTDDELEDVLQELQTNITVVGCGGAGGNTINRMHEEGIHGAKLVAANTDVQHLVEIEADTKILMGEQKTGGRGAGSLPQVGEEAALESQEEIYESIEGSDMVFVTAGLGGGTGTGSAPVVAKAAREAGALTIAIVTTPFTAEGEVRRTNAEAGLERLRDVSDTVIVVPNDRLLDSVGKLPVRQAFKVSDEVLMRSVKGITELITKPGLVNLDFADVRTVMERGGVAMIGLGESDSDAKSTDSVKAALRSPLLDVDISGASSALVNVTGGSDMSIEEAEGVVEEIYDRIDPDARIIWGTSIDETLEGSMRTMIVVTGVDSPQIYGSTGESQPQEAQQPQNVQQDIDFVE; from the coding sequence ATGGATTCGATCGTTGAAGACGCTATCGACGAGGCCGAAGGCGGGGCGCAGGAGCGAGAGCCCGCCCAGCGTTCCGGGGGCGCACCACAGGACGCAGAGCCCAAACGCACCGGCAAGATGACCGACGACGAGCTCGAGGACGTACTCCAGGAGCTCCAGACGAACATCACCGTGGTCGGCTGTGGTGGCGCGGGCGGGAACACCATCAACCGCATGCACGAGGAGGGCATCCACGGCGCGAAGCTCGTCGCCGCGAACACGGACGTCCAGCACCTCGTGGAGATCGAGGCCGACACGAAGATCCTGATGGGCGAGCAGAAGACCGGCGGGCGCGGTGCCGGGTCGCTCCCGCAGGTCGGCGAGGAGGCCGCCCTCGAATCGCAGGAGGAGATCTACGAGTCCATCGAGGGCTCGGACATGGTGTTCGTCACCGCCGGCCTCGGCGGTGGCACCGGCACCGGCTCCGCGCCGGTCGTCGCCAAGGCCGCCCGCGAGGCGGGCGCGCTCACCATCGCTATCGTCACGACGCCGTTCACCGCCGAGGGCGAGGTCCGCCGGACCAACGCCGAAGCCGGCCTCGAACGCCTGCGTGACGTGAGCGACACCGTCATCGTCGTCCCGAACGACCGCCTGCTCGACTCCGTCGGCAAACTGCCGGTCCGCCAGGCGTTCAAGGTCTCCGACGAGGTCCTCATGCGCTCGGTCAAGGGCATCACCGAACTCATCACCAAGCCCGGCCTCGTCAACCTCGACTTCGCCGACGTCCGCACCGTCATGGAACGTGGCGGCGTCGCGATGATCGGCCTCGGCGAGTCCGACTCCGACGCCAAGTCGACGGACTCCGTGAAGGCCGCGCTGCGCTCCCCACTGCTCGACGTGGACATCTCCGGTGCCTCCTCGGCGCTGGTCAACGTCACCGGCGGCTCCGACATGAGCATCGAGGAGGCCGAGGGCGTCGTCGAGGAGATCTACGACCGCATCGACCCCGACGCCCGCATCATCTGGGGGACCTCCATCGACGAGACCCTCGAGGGCAGCATGCGCACCATGATCGTCGTGACGGGCGTCGACTCGCCCCAGATCTACGGCAGCACCGGCGAGTCCCAGCCCCAGGAGGCCCAGCAGCCCCAGAACGTCCAGCAGGACATCGACTTCGTCGAGTAG